The following are encoded together in the Zingiber officinale cultivar Zhangliang chromosome 8A, Zo_v1.1, whole genome shotgun sequence genome:
- the LOC122010624 gene encoding sodium/hydrogen exchanger 4-like: MMFPIKRLQFDKVLHQDETPRLYSLVFGEGVVNDATSVVLFNAIQKIDVSEIEQITFEVLGDFLYLFFTSTILGIAAGLLTAYALKTLYFGRHSTDREIALMALMAYLSYMIAELFQLSGILTVFFCGIAMSHYAWHNVTENSRITTRHIFATLSFIAEAFIFLYVGMDALDIEKWKAMKTSSKTCFGIYGILILLVSLGRAAFIFPLSVLSNYISSRSETALITFKHQVVIWWAGLIRGAVSIALAFSQFTFYGITRDPVYATMITSTIVVVLFTTLVFGILTKPLVNILLPQNTHTRRWKSDDLGLPLVAPEEPATSGLQQARRSLSMLLERPVHTIHTYWRKFDDTYMRPIFGGPT, translated from the exons ATGATGTTTCCAATTAAGCGTTTGCAATTTGACAAGGTTCTTCATCAAGATGAGACTCCTCGTCTATATAGCTTGGTATTTGGTGAAGGAGTAGTAAATGATGCTACATCTGTTGTGCTTTTCAATGCAATCCAGAAGATTGACGTTTCTGAGATAGAacagattacatttgaagttctTGGAGATTTTTTGTACTTGTTTTTTACAAGTACAATCTTGGGAATTGCT GCTGGGTTATTGACTGCTTATGCTCTTAAAACTCTTTACTTTGGTAG GCACTCAACTGATCGTGAAATTGCTTTAATGGCTCTGATGGCTTATTTGTCTTATATGATTGCTGAG CTCTTTCAGTTGAGTGGTATTCTGACGGTTTTCTTTTGTGGAATTGCTATGTCACATTATGCATGGCATAATGtaactgaaaactctagaatcactACAAG GCATATTTTTGCCACTCTATCTTTCATTGCAGAAGCATTCATCTTTCTTTATGTGGGAATGGATGCTCTTGATATTGAGAAATGGAAAGCTATGAAAACAAG TTCAAAAACATGCTTTGGTATCTATGGCATTCTTATTTTGCTAGTATCGCTGGGACGCGCTGCATTCATTTTCCCTCTCTCAGTTTTGTCTAATTATATCAGTTCACGTTCTGAAACAGCATTGATAACCTTCAAACACCAG GTGGTAATTTGGTGGGCTGGTCTTATCAGGGGGGCTGTGTCTATTGCACTGGCATTTAGTCAG TTTACATTCTATGGCATCACACGGGATCCCGTTTACGCGACAATGATCACTAGCACCATAGTAGTTGTTCTGTTCACCACTCTG GTGTTCGGAATTCTGACAAAGCCATTGGTAAACATCCTTCTGCCTCAAAACACACATACACGACGATGGAAGTCGGACGACCTTGGCCTTCCCTTGGTTGCTCCAGAGGAACCTGCCACTTCCGGGCTTCAACAAGCCAGGAGAAGCCTGTCAATGCTACTTGAAAGGCCTGTCCACACGATACATACATATTGGAGAAAATTCGATGACACGTACATGAGGCCAATATTTGGAGGACCAACTTAG